A segment of the Bacillus licheniformis DSM 13 = ATCC 14580 genome:
ATGATGTTTTTAGACGATACAATAAGTTGGTGAAATCTATGAGTGAACATATTGAAGTAATCCTTCGATCGATTCTTGCCTTTGGTATTTTATTGGTAGGATCAAGATTGTTGGGAAAACAAACAATTTCACAAATGAATATCTTTGATTTTATTGCATCAATTACATTAGGCGCTATTACTGCAAATCTGGCTTTTAATACCTCTCTTAAAATTCATCACATGGTACTGGCTTTTTTTATATTTGTTTTTGTGATCTTAGCCACTGCGTATATATCCCTTTGGAGTCAAAAAGGCCGCAAATTTTTTGCCGGTGATCCAACTGTTGTGATTCAAAATGGAAAAGTTCTTGAACACAACATGCGAAAAATGCGTTATACAATTGATTATTTGAATCAACAACTTAGAGAAAAGAATGTATTCAAAATCGAAGAAGTACTCTATGCCATTGTTGAAACAAATGGGACCTTAACAGTATTAAAAAAACCACAATTCCGAAATGTGACAAAAAAGGATTTGTGGGTTGCCACTACGCCAGAAGGAAAACTCCCGATTGAATTAATCATGGATGGGAAAATGAAGAATGAAAACTTGAAAGATAATCAACTCACTCAGGCATGGTTACAATCTGAGATGAAAAAGCGTGGTCTATCCACAGATGAAGTTTTTTATGCAGTATTATCACCTGATGGAAATATCTATATAGATACATATGAAGATCATATACATTCTTCTTTTGATAAAGAATAAATGATTTCAGCATTCTGTAAATACATTTTGAATGTATTAGTGACTACATGTTTTAGTGGAAAACTGTTGGCGGATTGTTGTCTAACCCTACCAACAATCATCATTTTCATTCAGAAGTCATCAGATGTACCATTCAATAGCGCTTTTTTGACCACATATTTAAGCGTGATCACCAAAATCACCACAAATTTTTCAAAACACGTTAAAAAAGTATGAAAATAAGAAGAGATGACGTTAATAAAAAATCTTATGTGGTTTAAAAATTGAAAGGAAACGAATGTCCACGAAATGCTATTTTAAACGGGTGATGTAGGCAAGAATCATTAATCATGGTTTGTGAATCGTGAGACATTCTTTGTCTCGGGCTTTTTTCTTCTTATCTCTAGGCTTATGCTTTGCTGAAAATCTTATGGCCGCTTCATTTCTATTCCAACAACATCTTCAAATTTAATGGAATTAATGTCTCCTTTTGAATCCACAACATGCATTTATAGGCCGAAGACGCGGGCGAAGTTGAATGACCTCTTAAATTGATTTTTGACCACTTTTTGACCTTCTTTGTAGTATCTTTTCTGATTGCCTGAGATTTTATCACCGGATAAACCAAGAAATAAATCTGGTTGAGATTATGACGAATTCCGGGTGATTTAAAGGGTATGAAACGGAGGGAATGATTCGTTTTTTTAACGGTTTTTGTATTTAAAATGAGCGTTAAGCTGGCCTTCGAGCATTTTCTTTCTGAGCTGCTGGTCGTTTTTTAGCCTTTGTTCTTTTTTGCGCATATCTTTGAGGATTTCTGCGGTCTGAACACCGTCTTCCCGCTTGTTTGCGATTTCCATCAGCCGTTCGACGTCAGCAAAGGAATATTTGCGCGTGCCTCTTGTAGAGCGCTGCGGATAGATCAGCTTGCGTTCTTCGTAATAGCGGATCTGCCTGACCGACAGACCCGTCAGCTCGCTGACAATGCCAATTGAAATCACTTTTTTATCTTTATAAGAAAGATCTTCGACTGTCATTTTCCCACCCCTAAGATGACTTTTTTTGTATTATATAAGAAAACGCGCGAAAAAACCTGACATCTGTCAGAAAATCTAACATTGTTGAAAAAATTTTTAAAAAATCACGGAAGAAAAGTTTACAGGAACCATGCAAGGGGTAAAAGTGTTTTGTATGCTGTAGGTACAGACTTTTGAGGGGGGAATCGTTGGATGAAGGAACACAAAGCAGTCTTACTCGCCAAAGAAATCGTTGCCTTAGACAATAAGAGAGACGAATTGCTCGAGACATTGATGAACCTTGCCGGCAAGGATGCGTTTCCGCTGCTGAGGGCGGTGCAGAACGGCTTTTATCAAAAGTCCTCTTAAATTCCGGAAGGGGAGTAAAAGCGAACTTTACACGGCCTTAAAGCTTGGTTAATAAATAAGGTCTATTCTTATAGTATACAATACGCGAAAATGAAAGGAGAAGATCATGAGCAGATTGTTAAAAAACGCTTTGGAAAAGGAAAGAAACCATTACTTGAAAAAACTGATCTCACTCGGTGAGCATAATCGGGAAGTTTTGCAGAGGATGACGATTACGGAGCTCAGAAATGAATATTTTTATTTTTTCCGGAAAAATAAAGCCCGTGTTCAAAATCGGCCATTTTGAAAAAACGGGCTTCTTTTTAATATCTAAAAAAAATAAGCAGGAGTTTTCTTTCGGATAACGAAAATATATACATATAGAATATGGGAAAAGCATGACCCTTTCTTTTTCTACATTTGTAAGGGTTTTCATTTCCCGGGTTCATTTTAAGAAAATAGTATAAGAGGTAGATGATATGAGACTTTCGTTTAATGAGGAAGAAGTTCACCGTGCTATGTCGCTGTACAAGGTTTTTGCCAGGGCTTTTAAAAGCGTTTCAGAACATAGTATTCGGGACAGCAAGGAACACGGCTTTAATCCTACAGAATTTGCTGTATTGGAGCTTTTGTATACGAGGGGAGCCCAAAAGCTGCAGCAAATCGGCTCGAGGCTGCTCCTTGTAAGCGGGAACGTAACCTATGTGATCGACAAACTGGAAAAAAACGGTTTCATCAAACGAGAGCAGGACCCGAAAGATAAACGGTCTGTCTATGCGAATTTGACGGAGAAGGGAAAGGCATATCTCGATGAGATTTATCCGATCCACTCCCTGAGAATTGCGAGGGCTTTTTCAGGCTTGACAAAGGAGGAACAGGAGCAGCTGATGGTCCTTCTGAAAAAAGCCGGAATCCACAGCCAGCACCTATTGTTTCGCTGAAAAAGTCAGTTTTCCGAACGGTTGTTTTCTTTTAAGTGATCGAGAATAGCTTTGATCTGTTTGTCCTGGGGCTGTCTGAAGAAGCTTTCGAAAGGGCATCCGAGTTCCTTTGTGCGTTTGACGACAGCCTCCATCGTAAAATTTAAGGGTGACAAGTCTGAATGGACTTCATCCCAAAACAGCGGTGCGGCCACTGTGCCAAGCTCATTGCCTCTTGTGGAATACGGGCAGATGATCGTTTTTCCCGGGGCATGCTGCACATAGTCAATATAGAGCTTTCCGCCCCTGTTTTTGATCAGGCGTTCGGTTGTGAACAGATCGGGAAAAAGCGAGACGCAATAAGAAGCCGCAAAGCTTGTGAAAAGGCGGGTTTCTTCATAAGTAAAGGCGTTTTTTGAAATCGGAATATAGATTTGTATCCCTTTATTTCCCGACAGCTTTGGAAAAGATAAGAGGCCGAGCTGATCAAATAAACGGTGCAGCTCTTTCGCGGCTCTGACGGCCAGCGGAAACTCCGACTTTGAAGGCGGATCAAGATCGAAAACGATTTCGGTCGGATGGGCCGTATCCACCGTTTGAAAAGGGATATGGAACTCCAACGCAAGCTGATTGGCAAGCCACAGCAGAACCGAATAATCGCTGCAGATGATATGCTCGTGCTCGTCATCCCGAATGGACGTGATAAATTCGGGTGCGTAGTCGGGCTTGTTTTTTTGAAAAAAAGACTCTCCGCCGGAACCGTGCGGATAACGGATAACGGTAAGCGCCCGATTGTCGAGAAACGGAAGCAGAAAATCGCCGATTTCATTAAGGTATCCGATGTAATCCGCTTTTGTTTTATCGCTTTTAGGAAAGATGACTTTATCAAGGCTTGTCAGCTGCAAATCGGGATGGACGTTTCTTGAATGAAGCAGCAGGCGGTTGTAAGTGCAATTTTCCCATGCCATGTCAAATTCAAATGAAACAAACGACACCTCGCGCAATGTCCCGTAATGAATCGTTAAGTAATGGACCGTCATGCAAATCGACGGATCAATGGTATATTCACCGGGTTTTGTTTCGGTTCCGTATTGCTTGACGATCGAAAGAATGGCGTTTCTTTCCTGTTCTCCGAGTCCGTGGGAAACCGAACCGACTTCCTTGATTTGGCCGCGGTCATAGACGGCGATTGTCAAATAACGGTTTGCCATGTTGTAGCCTGTCATAAATACAG
Coding sequences within it:
- a CDS encoding DUF421 domain-containing protein; this translates as MSEHIEVILRSILAFGILLVGSRLLGKQTISQMNIFDFIASITLGAITANLAFNTSLKIHHMVLAFFIFVFVILATAYISLWSQKGRKFFAGDPTVVIQNGKVLEHNMRKMRYTIDYLNQQLREKNVFKIEEVLYAIVETNGTLTVLKKPQFRNVTKKDLWVATTPEGKLPIELIMDGKMKNENLKDNQLTQAWLQSEMKKRGLSTDEVFYAVLSPDGNIYIDTYEDHIHSSFDKE
- a CDS encoding MerR family transcriptional regulator, which encodes MTVEDLSYKDKKVISIGIVSELTGLSVRQIRYYEERKLIYPQRSTRGTRKYSFADVERLMEIANKREDGVQTAEILKDMRKKEQRLKNDQQLRKKMLEGQLNAHFKYKNR
- a CDS encoding MarR family winged helix-turn-helix transcriptional regulator, whose translation is MRLSFNEEEVHRAMSLYKVFARAFKSVSEHSIRDSKEHGFNPTEFAVLELLYTRGAQKLQQIGSRLLLVSGNVTYVIDKLEKNGFIKREQDPKDKRSVYANLTEKGKAYLDEIYPIHSLRIARAFSGLTKEEQEQLMVLLKKAGIHSQHLLFR
- a CDS encoding DNA ligase D — encoded protein: MGITMQPVLTTSAPSGGNWRYEVKYDGYRGLLKIAATGEVSLISRNSQPLENTFPEISEFAKSMIETLKEHLPITIDGEIVSLTNRFRSRFEYVQKRGLSKKAELIAQAAAKKPCQYLAFDLLVFNGESLTSLPYTERKRMLFDLMKELGLPMAPDPMAHARIQYIPDTSDFHDLWKAVKRFDGEGIVAKKKDSRWAENKKTAEWLKLKNYKKAAVFMTGYNMANRYLTIAVYDRGQIKEVGSVSHGLGEQERNAILSIVKQYGTETKPGEYTIDPSICMTVHYLTIHYGTLREVSFVSFEFDMAWENCTYNRLLLHSRNVHPDLQLTSLDKVIFPKSDKTKADYIGYLNEIGDFLLPFLDNRALTVIRYPHGSGGESFFQKNKPDYAPEFITSIRDDEHEHIICSDYSVLLWLANQLALEFHIPFQTVDTAHPTEIVFDLDPPSKSEFPLAVRAAKELHRLFDQLGLLSFPKLSGNKGIQIYIPISKNAFTYEETRLFTSFAASYCVSLFPDLFTTERLIKNRGGKLYIDYVQHAPGKTIICPYSTRGNELGTVAAPLFWDEVHSDLSPLNFTMEAVVKRTKELGCPFESFFRQPQDKQIKAILDHLKENNRSEN